Sequence from the Penaeus chinensis breed Huanghai No. 1 chromosome 5, ASM1920278v2, whole genome shotgun sequence genome:
ctttatatgtgtatgtatatatatatatatatatatatatatatatatatatatatatatatatgtatatatatatatacacacacacacacatatgtgtggtgtgtgtgtgtgtgtgtgtgtgtgtgtgtatgtgtgtgtgtgtgcgtgtgtgcgtgtatatatatgtatatatatacacacgtgtatgtgtgtgtgtggcttttatataatttatcttcTTCACCGCAATAACTTGACTAATGTCGTTGTTTACGCCCTTCACAAgggaatacatatgtgtatgtatatatatatatatatatatatatatatatatatatatatatatatatatgtatatatatatacacacacacacacatatgtgtggtgtgtgtgtgtgtgtgtgtgtgtgtgtgtatgtgtgtgtgtgtgcgtgtgtgcgtgtatatatatgtatatatatacacacgtgtatgtgtgtgtgtggcttttatataatttatcttcTTCACCGCAATAACTTGACTAATGTCGTTGTTTACGCCCTTCACAAGGGAATACATTAAGGAGCACAGTGTACGACATATATAACCATGGCTCCTTATGCACATACAATAAGAGGGATAAAGTTCTGCAACTATTTCCACTTATCAACCTCCTCCGACTGCGATGTTTGTGAATAAACATCACCAAAAGCCTCGGTGTTTATTTTTCTAGTTACATTTTTACACGTTATAATTAGCCACGAAGAAAAATGTTTCTTTAAAAGCATCCACAAATAAAACGATAACATGCAGGTAGTTACTAAGATATCTTTGAAGCAAGAGGAGTGGCTATATTTGTGCAGCCACGCAGATATATCACACAGCCTCTCCAACTTCATGCCTGAGGGTCTAAGTAAACAAGAACATGAGATGGACTTTTACGAGATGTGGctgcgggaggaaggggaaatgcgTCCAAGCTTGTAGCATTTGATAGCACTGCAGTAAACTCGCGAAGTATTATGACCAGTTTCTTGTTCATTACTGAACTATGCTTAAAAATTGTATCATCTGGAGTGTGTGggaatttaatttatttgtttaataccGTACtgatatatgcttacacacacacgcgcgcgtgtgcgtgtttcgtTAACATAAATCATCGGAACTGGGTTGATTGAGAAAATCAACAGATAGAACATCATGGAAACTTTATTCACAAATCGACAATGACTAATAGTAACCTTCGTAAACGAAGTAAACATACCCTACAGATATTCACAGGCGTTTCATACCCATCTTTCCTTTCAAAGCCTTCTTTGATACTCTCTGGTGCATATTCGTTAAATTCCTAAAACTCTGCTCTTTTTGGCCCGATAGTATTTTTCCAATCTTCGGTCTGCTCGCAACTTTGGTGATGACCTTGGAGCATGTGGACGCCTTCTGTGAAGTGGTCTTCTTTCCAGGAATCTTGAAGGTCCCGTTCGCGCCCGTGCCTGCTACTTGAACAAGTTTTCCTTCCTCCACAAACGCTTTGAGATGTTTCTTGATGGAGAGAGCCTTTGCTTCGGCGTCGACTTTCTTGTTGTCCCGGAGATATTTCTTGATAGAATGCAGAGAGACGCCTCTCCGATCATTCAGAGCCTCTACAGCTTCAAAGACCATGTCGCCAATCGTCAAGGACTTGGCATTAGCTCGAGGAGTCTTTGCGGAGCTCCTCGCCGATGCTTTCAACCGCCTGGGTGTCCTTAATGTTCTTGGTGCCTTCAAGGACCGCGGTGTCTTCAAGGTCGACTTGGGAATTCTCAGAGACTTTGTAGGAGTTCTGGGTGTGCTTGGAGTCTTAGGCGTTTTTGATACAAGAGTCATGTTGCCGATTTCAAGAAGATGCCCGAATGCAAGTGTTTAGACCTCAGCCtctgttaatatgtatgtgttcatcaGCGACCCTCGTCTCCCCGAAGAAGTCCCAGGTAGTAGGAGAGGTAGGAGGCGTCTCCGGTGTGTGTGGTTAAAGTCTGGATCATTTTGTTTACTTATTActgacaaatatacagatatcatAACATGAAAGTCCAAAATTTATGTGTACGAAGAGAAATTATGTATTCATTTGGGCAGTATGAAGTCAAAGGATTTACCATAGGTAATAGCCCCAGGCGATCGCATTCTCTTTCAGTTGTAAATAATTCGTTTTCTTTAATTAGAAATATCTACATGGAATAAGCAGATAACAGCAAGAAAAATACTAGAAGATAAGTTTAATTTATTATCAACTgtaatttattatgtttattcttAGGTGTCTATAAtcagattaaaaacaaaatacgCTCTATAATCTCTTTGTTATTTTACTTTGATGCCCTTAATCGGTATGGACTATACGGAGAAAACAGAAACATGcgcctatctaaaaaaaaaaaaaaaaaaacattacacgaTGAATCTTGCTTAAGATTCCCGTAAAGATATTTCTATTGATAAGAGCGCATTTAACATTTCAGAAGTCTGGCACTCCGAtctcatgtaaaatatatataaaaagactgattgctgtgcctattttctctttatacctgttttctgtttctcttgagGTGAGGGGAAGATTAAAACGAGACATCATTTAATTCATACACTTATTTCCATTTCCTCAAAAAACATGAGACGTGTCTTGTAAGAATAGCCGGATGAAttgtatataaattgtaaaaaATGTTTTAGAAGCATAAGGGTTTGATGTGTATATAACATCAACTTTTCATGTCAACAGTGCATGCTTGTTTCATTTTACAGATTTTTGTGTAGACACATTTCCGCAACAAATGCGTTtggattcatttttattatatccaTGGTTTAATAATTACTCTTACCACCAAATATGAATTTAGCAAATATGTGAAAATACGAACTATTGTtacttcattataaaaaaaagtaatgccaCTGTAAACACTATTTTAATACGAGTCATTTGACTGTATATACCTGTAAAATggaaaatagttatatatataacatatcatcTGCCATTGCTCACCAGCTCTTCTCTCGGGAGAGGGGAACCCTTTTCCCGCCAGGATTGTATATCAAAAGAAATTGAATGTGATAAAATTTTATTCTATTGAAATTGCCTAATTTCCGAAATAATATGAGGCAGGGTCGCAACTATGCTGAAACCACCTTGAATGTCCCTCTTGCACCAATTCCAACACGATGACATAGTGTTCCATCTTCCGTCAACTTTCGTACAGACTTCTTAATGTAAATAGCCTTCTTCTGCGAATCAATCCCATTATATTCCGTCAGGTATTTCTTGACAGCTTGAAGAGACGATCCTTTGCGGTTGTCTAAAGCTTTGAAGGCCCCGAGGACAAGGTCAACGAACTTCACGGGATATTCTGCGTTCGTTTTCATTTTGGGCCGACCTCGTTTTTCGGCCACCTTCGTCTTGACAATTTTCTTAGCTTTTATTATTTTGGACGATGGAACGGTAGTCTTGTTTTTAGCTCCTTTGGGACGACCACGCTTCGTCTGTGCTTCTCCATTCTTCTTGAAGTTTGAAGTCGATATCAAAGACGATTTGTTTTTGGAACCTTTGGGTCGACCACGCTTCTTTTGGACTTCTCCATTCTTCTCATATTTTCGTACCGGTGCCATAGGTAATGGTCGTGTTTGAGACAGAGTGACTGTGATGCTCGAAATATAAGGTAAACATCCTTTATGTTACGCTACCCATCTATCCACGTTCCTCCTGCGAAACGAGGCTCTTCTGTtgggtatattatatatgtatatgaatacacacacatatatatacatatatatgtttatatataaatatatgcacaaatgtatgtatatatacatatatccatatagatatctatgtatatatgtatatatacatatatgcatgtatgcatataaatgtatatgtatatatacatacatttatatgcaaatatgtatacatacatttatatgcaaatatgtatatatacatatacatatatatatatatatatatatatatatatacatatatatgcatttatgtacgtatacatatacatttaaatgcatatatgtatatatacatatatacatagatacgtatatatagccatacacatgtgtgtttattagatatagataaaaatgtatatataaatacatatatgcatatatttaaatacataaatgtatataattaaatatataaacgtatatatttaaatatataaatgtatatgtaaatatataaatgtatacatatatataaatgtatatatagatatgtaaatgtatatatacatatatattaatatacaaatatatatgtgtatatatgcatgcacatacacacacacacacacacacatattaagtatattaagtatatattatgtatatattatgtatattttatgtatatatatatatattaagcatatattatgtgtatatatgcatcaatgtgtatatatgcatatatgtgcatatatgtatatatgtgtatatatgcatatatgtgtatatatgcatatatgtgtatatatgcatatatgtgtatatatgcatatatgtgtatatatgcatatatgtgtatatatgcatatatgtgtatatatgcatatatgtgtatatatgcatatatgtgtatatatgcatatatgtgtatatatgcatatatgtgtatatatgcatatatgtgtatatatgcatatatgtgtatatatgcatatatgtatatatgtatatatgtaaatttgtataaatatgtatatatgtataaatatgtatatatgtataaatatgtatatatgtatagatgtatatatgtatatacgtatatatatgtatatatgtatacatatgtatatatatacatatgtatatatgtatatatatgcatatatatgtatatatgtatatatgtatatatgtatatatgtatatatatgtacatatatatgatgtgtatatatatgtatatatatgtatatatatgtatatatgtatatatgtatatatgtatacatgtatatatgtgtctatgtatatatatttatatatgtatatatataagtatatatgtatatatatgtatatatgtatatatatgtatatatgtatatatatatgtatatatgtatatatgtatatatgtatatatgtaaatatatatgtatatatgtatatatatgtatatatatgtatatatgtatatatgtatatatgtatatatgtatgtatgtaaatatgtatgtatgtaaatatgtatatatatatatatatatgtatatatgtatatatgtaaatatatatatttatatatgtatatatatgtatatatatgtatatatgtatatatatatgtatatatgtatgtatgtaaatatgtatgtatgtaaatatgtatatatgtatatatgtatatatgaatatatgtatatatttatatatgtatatatgtatatatgtatatatctatatatgtatatatgtatatatttatatatgtatatatatgtatatatttatatatgtatatatgtatatatgtatatatctatatatgtatatgtatatatttatatatgtatatatatgtatatatgtataatgtatgtatatatacatacatatagacatatgtatatgtatatatgtgtatacatacacataaacatatgtatatatgtgtatacatacacataaacatatgtatatatgtgtatacacacacataaacatatgtatatatgtgtaaacatgcacatatacatatgtatatatgtatatacatgcatttatttatatatatgtatatatatata
This genomic interval carries:
- the LOC125025564 gene encoding histone H1.1, embryonic-like — encoded protein: MVFEAVEALNDRRGVSLHSIKKYLRDNKKVDAEAKALSIKKHLKAFVEEGKLVQVAGTGANGTFKIPGKKTTSQKASTCSKVITKVASRPKIGKILSGQKEQSFRNLTNMHQRVSKKALKGKMDDTIFKHSSVMNKKLVIILREFTAVLSNATSLDAFPLPPAATSRKSPSHVLVYLDPQA